CCCGATACATACGCCGCGGTTTCGTTACCGCCAATTGCATACGCATACTTTCCGAAACGGGTATAGTTCAACAGTACGTATGAGACAAAAGCCATAAAGGCAAAGATGATGACGGGGACGGGTATCCCTACGATGCTACCTTGACCAATCCATTGATACGAGTCGATCAGGCTACTCACGGGGCGACCATCTGAATAGAGCAGTGCTGCTCCGCGTGCGACGATCATCATGCCAAGTGTTGCGATAAAAGGAGGGATCCCCGTGTAAGCGATAAGCGCACCATTAATGTAACCACATAATGCACCCACAGCTAAAGCGGCAATGATCGGTACTATGATCGGCAATTCAGGCATGTTTGGGTACATACGCATCGACCAATCAATGGTCTGCGCCATACTTGCTGAAACGACTGCTGCGACCGCAAGCACGGAGCCGGATGACAAGTCGATGCCTCGAGTAATAATGATGATGGTGACACCAAGAGCAAGTAGACCAATACTGGCCATCTGCGTCATGACATTGAGCAAGTTAGCGACCGACAAAAAA
This is a stretch of genomic DNA from Vibrio maritimus. It encodes these proteins:
- a CDS encoding ABC transporter permease → MIAKLIKSTSPEGQTQTNFKRMISKYAIYVVFVVMCVVMSILSPVFLSVANLLNVMTQMASIGLLALGVTIIIITRGIDLSSGSVLAVAAVVSASMAQTIDWSMRMYPNMPELPIIVPIIAALAVGALCGYINGALIAYTGIPPFIATLGMMIVARGAALLYSDGRPVSSLIDSYQWIGQGSIVGIPVPVIIFAFMAFVSYVLLNYTRFGKYAYAIGGNETAAYVSGINVKRYKILVYTYAGLLAGISALILAARINSGQPGLGIMYELDAIAAATVGGVSHAGGIGTIQGTIIGTMIMGVLQNGLDLLNVSAYWQQVVKGLVIIFAVMFDMKRHKKSK